A genomic region of Staphylococcus roterodami contains the following coding sequences:
- a CDS encoding MFS transporter produces MEKPSREIYEGDNKLLIGIVLSVITFWLFAQSLVNVVPILEDSFNTDIGTINIAVSITALFSGMFVVGAGGLADKYGRIKLTNIGIMLSILGSLLIIISNMPLLLIIGRLVQGLSAACIMPATLSIIKSYYIGKDRQRALSYWSIGSWGGSGVCSFFGGAVATLLGWRWIFILSIVISLIALYLIKGTPETKAKSISINKFDIKGLIVLVIMLLSLNIVITKGAEFGVTSMIFIVLLAITIGSFAYFIFLEKYVKNPLIDFKLFKNKAYTGATASNFLLNGVAGTLIVANTFVQRGLGYSSLQAGSLSITYLVMVLIMIRVGEKLLQTLGCKKPMLIGTGVLIVGEFLISLTFLPEIIYVICCIVGYLFFGLGLGIYATPSTDTAIANAPLEKVGVAAGIYKMASSLGGAFGVALSGAVYAIVADISNIYTGAMIALWLNAGMGILSFIIIMFLVPKQNVSQLQ; encoded by the coding sequence ATGGAAAAGCCGTCAAGAGAAATATATGAAGGCGATAATAAATTATTAATAGGAATTGTCTTAAGCGTTATAACATTTTGGTTATTTGCGCAATCGCTGGTTAATGTTGTACCAATACTTGAAGACAGTTTTAATACAGATATAGGAACAATAAATATCGCTGTGAGTATAACCGCATTATTTTCAGGCATGTTTGTTGTTGGAGCAGGAGGACTTGCTGATAAATATGGACGTATTAAACTGACGAACATAGGCATTATGTTAAGTATTCTTGGCTCATTATTAATTATTATTTCTAACATGCCTTTATTATTAATCATTGGTAGATTAGTACAAGGACTTTCTGCGGCATGTATTATGCCTGCTACTTTATCTATTATAAAATCCTATTATATTGGAAAAGATAGGCAACGTGCGTTAAGTTACTGGTCAATAGGTTCTTGGGGCGGCTCTGGTGTTTGTTCATTTTTTGGAGGAGCAGTAGCAACGCTTTTAGGTTGGCGTTGGATTTTTATACTTTCAATCGTGATTTCACTAATTGCGCTGTATTTAATTAAAGGTACACCTGAAACAAAAGCGAAAAGTATTTCAATTAATAAATTCGATATCAAAGGATTAATCGTTTTAGTTATTATGTTACTAAGTTTAAATATAGTAATTACAAAGGGTGCAGAATTTGGCGTGACTTCAATGATATTTATCGTTTTGCTAGCGATTACAATTGGATCTTTCGCTTATTTTATATTTCTTGAAAAGTATGTTAAGAACCCTTTAATTGATTTTAAACTATTTAAAAATAAAGCCTATACAGGTGCAACTGCTTCAAACTTTTTGCTAAATGGTGTTGCTGGAACGTTAATTGTTGCCAATACTTTTGTGCAAAGAGGTTTAGGTTATTCTTCATTGCAAGCAGGTAGTTTGTCAATTACCTATTTAGTGATGGTACTTATTATGATTCGTGTAGGAGAAAAGTTACTTCAGACACTTGGTTGTAAGAAACCGATGTTAATTGGTACAGGAGTCCTAATAGTCGGAGAGTTTCTGATTTCATTAACTTTCTTACCAGAAATAATATATGTTATTTGTTGTATCGTTGGCTATTTATTCTTTGGATTAGGACTTGGAATTTATGCGACACCATCAACAGATACTGCAATAGCGAATGCACCATTAGAAAAAGTAGGTGTCGCTGCAGGTATTTATAAAATGGCTTCATCTTTAGGAGGAGCTTTTGGCGTTGCATTAAGTGGTGCAGTTTATGCGATTGTTGCTGATATTTCAAACATTTATACAGGCGCAATGATAGCATTGTGGTTAAATGCTGGTATGGGAATTTTATCATTCATTATCATTATGTTCCTCGTACCAAAACAAAATGTATCACAATTACAATAA
- a CDS encoding amino acid permease yields MSNGKELQKNIGFFSAFAIVMGTVIGSGVFFKISNVTEVTGTAGMALFVWFLGGIITICAGLTAAELAAAIPETGGLTKYIEYTYGDFWGFLSGWAQSFIYFPANVAALAIVFATQLINLFHLSAGLLIPLAIASALSIVLINFLGSKAGGILQSVTLVIKLIPIIVIVIFGIFQSGDITFSLIPSTGNSGNGFFTAIGSGLLATMFAYDGWIHVGNVAGELKKPKRDLPLAISVGIGCIMAVYLLINATFLLTLPIELLAGNLNAASDTSKILFGEYGGKIITIGILISVYGTINGYTMTGMRVPYAMAERKLLPFSHLFAKLTKSGAPWFGAIIQLLIAIIMMSMGAFDTITNMLIFVIWLFYCMSFVAVIILRKREPNMERPYKVPLYPIIPLVAILAGSFVLINTLFTQFILAIIGILITALGIPVYFYKKKQKTA; encoded by the coding sequence ATGTCAAATGGTAAAGAATTACAAAAAAATATAGGTTTCTTCTCAGCGTTTGCAATCGTAATGGGCACGGTTATTGGCTCAGGTGTATTCTTTAAAATATCAAACGTGACAGAAGTAACAGGAACAGCAGGAATGGCCTTATTTGTATGGTTCCTAGGCGGCATCATTACCATTTGTGCAGGGTTAACAGCAGCAGAACTTGCTGCTGCAATCCCTGAAACAGGTGGCTTAACGAAGTATATAGAATATACATATGGTGATTTCTGGGGATTCCTTTCAGGATGGGCTCAATCATTTATATATTTTCCAGCAAACGTCGCAGCCCTCGCTATCGTTTTTGCGACACAATTAATTAATTTATTCCATTTATCAGCAGGATTATTAATTCCTTTAGCTATCGCTTCTGCATTATCTATAGTGCTGATTAATTTCTTGGGATCTAAAGCAGGTGGTATTTTACAATCTGTAACATTAGTAATTAAACTAATACCAATTATTGTTATCGTTATATTTGGTATTTTCCAATCAGGGGATATCACATTTTCATTAATTCCTTCTACTGGTAATTCTGGAAATGGCTTTTTTACAGCAATTGGTAGTGGTTTATTAGCTACAATGTTTGCATATGATGGCTGGATTCATGTTGGAAATGTTGCAGGTGAACTTAAAAAACCTAAGCGAGATTTACCATTAGCTATTTCAGTAGGTATCGGTTGTATTATGGCAGTATATTTACTTATTAATGCGACATTTTTATTAACACTTCCAATTGAATTACTGGCTGGTAACTTAAATGCAGCTTCCGATACATCAAAAATATTATTTGGTGAATATGGCGGTAAAATTATTACAATTGGTATCTTAATATCTGTTTACGGTACGATAAATGGTTATACAATGACTGGTATGCGAGTACCATATGCTATGGCTGAGAGAAAGTTATTACCATTTAGTCACTTGTTTGCAAAATTAACAAAATCAGGTGCACCATGGTTTGGAGCAATTATACAACTGTTGATTGCAATTATCATGATGTCAATGGGTGCATTTGATACGATTACGAACATGTTAATTTTTGTCATCTGGTTATTCTATTGTATGTCCTTTGTTGCAGTAATTATTTTAAGAAAACGCGAGCCGAATATGGAAAGACCGTATAAAGTACCTTTATATCCAATCATACCTTTAGTTGCAATTCTGGCAGGATCATTTGTATTAATTAATACATTATTTACGCAATTTATTCTGGCGATTATTGGGATTCTAATTACAGCGCTAGGTATACCAGTTTATTTCTATAAAAAGAAACAAAAAACGGCATAA
- the tdcB gene encoding bifunctional threonine ammonia-lyase/L-serine ammonia-lyase TdcB — protein sequence MTTNTVTLQTAHIVSLGDIEEAKASIKPFIRRTPLIKSMYLSQNITKGNVYLKLENMQFTGSFKFRGASNKINHLSDEQKAKGIIGASAGNHAQGVALTAKLLDIDATIVMPETAPIAKQNATKGYGAKVILKGKNFNETRLYMEELAKENGMTIVHPYDDKFVMAGQGTIGLEILDDIWNVNTVIVPVGGGGLIAGIATALKSFNPSIHIIGVQAENVHGMAESFYKRDLTEHREDSTIADGCDVKVPGEKTYEVVKHLVDEFILVSEEEIEHAMQDLMQRAKIITEGAGALPTAAILSGKIDKKWLEGKNVVALVSGGNVDLTRVSGVIEHGLNIADTSKGVVG from the coding sequence ATGACAACCAACACAGTAACATTACAAACAGCACACATTGTAAGTTTAGGAGATATCGAAGAAGCAAAAGCAAGCATTAAACCATTCATTCGCAGAACGCCTCTTATTAAATCTATGTATTTAAGTCAAAATATCACTAAAGGTAACGTATATTTAAAACTTGAAAATATGCAGTTTACAGGTTCATTTAAATTTAGAGGTGCTAGCAATAAAATTAATCATTTGTCAGATGAACAAAAAGCTAAAGGTATTATTGGCGCATCAGCCGGAAATCATGCACAAGGTGTAGCTTTGACAGCAAAATTATTAGATATTGATGCAACGATTGTGATGCCAGAAACAGCACCAATTGCTAAACAGAATGCTACCAAAGGATATGGTGCAAAAGTCATTTTAAAAGGTAAAAACTTTAATGAAACTAGACTTTATATGGAAGAATTAGCGAAAGAAAATGGTATGACAATTGTTCATCCATATGATGATAAGTTTGTCATGGCTGGTCAAGGAACAATAGGATTAGAAATTTTAGATGATATTTGGAATGTTAATACGGTCATTGTTCCAGTTGGTGGAGGTGGCCTAATTGCAGGTATTGCCACCGCTTTAAAATCATTTAACCCATCTATTCATATTATCGGCGTTCAAGCTGAAAATGTGCATGGCATGGCAGAGTCATTCTATAAGAGAGACTTAACTGAACATCGTGAAGATAGCACAATTGCAGATGGTTGTGATGTAAAAGTACCAGGAGAAAAAACATACGAAGTAGTAAAACATTTAGTAGATGAATTTATTCTTGTATCAGAAGAGGAAATAGAACATGCAATGCAAGATTTAATGCAACGTGCCAAAATCATTACAGAAGGTGCAGGAGCATTACCTACAGCAGCTATTTTAAGTGGGAAAATTGATAAAAAATGGCTAGAGGGTAAAAATGTCGTTGCATTAGTTTCAGGAGGAAACGTTGACTTAACTAGAGTTTCTGGTGTCATTGAACATGGATTAAATATCGCGGATACAAGTAAGGGTGTGGTAGGTTAA